The segment GACAAGCTGTTCTTCATGGTCGCCGGCGAGAGCATCCGCGCGCCGCGTCCGATCTCGGAGGGGCCCGGCGACAACAATGCCGGCACCGCGATCCCCAACCTGACCCAGGCGATGGTCGACAACGTCGTCGACATCGCCAAGAGCCGCTACAATTACGACGCGGGCGAGGTGCTCAACACCAACGGCGACAAGGACGACCGCCTGGTCGCCAAGCTCGACGCCAACCTGTCGGAAACGCAGCGCCTCTCGCTGACCTACGCCTATGCGAAGGATCAGATCTACCTGACGAACAACGTCAACACCGGCACCTCGGCCCCCGGCCTCGGCCTCTCGTCGAACGCCTATGTCCAGGGCAACAAGCTGCACACCGGCGTGCTCCAGCTCAACTCCGACTGGTCGGACGACTTCTCGACCGAGGCGCGCGGCTTCTACAAGAAATATGTCCGCCTGCAGGACCCGCTGATGGGCCGCGGCTTCGCCCAGTTCCGGGTCTGCACCGCGCCGACCTCCGACCGCGGCTCGGGCACGCCGACCAGCAACACCGAGGCGACGAGTTGCCCGTCGGGCGTGCCGATCGTGTCGATCGGCCCGGACAATTCGCGCCAGACCAACGCGCTCAACACCGAGACCTTCGGCGGCTCGTTCCAGGCGCGCCTGACCCGGGGCGACCATGACATCCGCGCCTTCACCGAATATTCGCATGTGAAGGTGTTCAACGCCTTCCTGCAGAACACGGCCGGCAACTATTATTTCGACTCGATCGCCGACTTCCAGGCCGGCAACGCGCAGAGCCTGCAATATCAGAACGCGATCCCGTCGCTCGATCCCGACGACGCGGCCGCCAAGTTCAGCTACCAGACCTACACCTTCGGCCTCCAGGACACCTGGCGTCCCGATCCGACCTTCACCCTGTCCTACGGCCTGCGCTACGACCTGTACGGCGGCGAGAGCCGGCCGGCGTTCAACCCGAACTTCCTAAACCGCTACGGCTTCAACAACATCTCCTACCTCAACGGCCGCGGCCTGCTGCAGCCGCGCCTCGGCTTCGACTGGAAGCCCACCTCGCGCCTCGCGGTGCGCGGCGGCGGCGGCATCTTCGGCGGCGGCGCGCCCGACGTCTATGTGTCGAACAGCTTCTCGAACACCGGCATCCTGACCAACACCCAGACGATCCGGATGAACAACGACGGCAGCTTCAACGTGCCGGGGCTGACCGGCGCCGGGGCGGCCACGGTCGGCGGCGCGGCGCTGGTCGGCGTCGACGGCACCGTGATCCGCGACGCGGTGAACCAGTATATCGCCAACGGCTCGATCATCGCGGCCTCGACCACCAACGCGCTGGATCCGAACTTCAAGATCCCGTCGCAGTGGCGCGCCACCATGTCGTTCGACTATCGCGCGAACCTCGGCTTCCTCGGCGACGACTGGCAGTTCGGCCTCGACCTGCTCTACTCGAAGGTCCGCAACCAGGTGTTCTTCACCGACATCCGCTCGGTGCCGATCGCCGGATCGCTGACCCCCGACGGCCGCCAGCGCTATACCGGCCTGCTCGGCTTCAACGACAGCAATGCCGATTATTTCCTGACCAACACCAAGAAGGGCCGCAGCTACATCGCCGTCGCCCGCCTGGACAAGGCGTGGGATTTCGGCCTGTCGGCCGGCATCCGCTTCACCTATCAGGACATCAAGGACCAGGCGCCGGCGACCTCGTCGACCGCGTCGTCCAACTATGGCAACGGCGCCTTCCTGGACGCCAACGGCGCCGCCTACGGCATCTCGAACGACCAGGTGAAGTACAATATCAAGTACAACCTGTCGTTCGAGCGTGAGTTCTTCGGCGACAACAAGACGACGATCTCGCTGTTCGGCGAGACCCGCATCGGCCGTCCGTACAGCTACACCATGTTCGACCCGTCGTCAGGCCGCAGCCCGGTGTTCGGCACGGTCGGCAGCGGTTCGCGCTACCTGCTCTACGTGCCGAAGATCGGCGGCGATCCGCTGGTCTCCTACGACTCGGATGCCACCCAGGCGGCGTTCGAGAACTTCGTCCGGACCTCGGGCCTGGAGAAATATCAGGGCAAGATCGCGCCGCGCAACAAGTTCAACTCCAAGTGGTTCACCCGCTTCGACCTGCACCTGTCGCAGGAGGTGCCGACGGGCCTGGGCGACTCGAAGGTGACCTTCTTCGCGGACATCGAGAACTTCACCAACCTGATCAACAAGAAGTGGGGCCAGATCCGCGAATACGCCTTCCCCTACACCTCCGCGCCGATCCGCGTC is part of the Rhizorhabdus wittichii RW1 genome and harbors:
- a CDS encoding TonB-dependent receptor, plug (PFAM: TonB-dependent receptor, plug) produces the protein MRNFNLGCAAGAIAVAIVASAPALAQETTSSIQGNVTANGAPVAGATVTITHVPSGTRSTLTTDGSGSFNANGLRIGGPFTVVVNAPGYPTSQVTDIHTVIGQPYSLPIELAEQGGQEIIVTASSIKNARTVSQGPATVLTTSDIAQVATINRDIRDLMRRDPFARLDDTPSGGRAVSFAGQNARFNRFTVDGVPITDNFGLNPDGLPSRRSPIPLDAVGQFQTKVAPYDVREGNFQGGVINIVLRSGTNDFQGTGFYAYSSDELSGKKTKKGPGVPTGKVTLPNFTYKNYGAELSGPIIKDKLFFMVAGESIRAPRPISEGPGDNNAGTAIPNLTQAMVDNVVDIAKSRYNYDAGEVLNTNGDKDDRLVAKLDANLSETQRLSLTYAYAKDQIYLTNNVNTGTSAPGLGLSSNAYVQGNKLHTGVLQLNSDWSDDFSTEARGFYKKYVRLQDPLMGRGFAQFRVCTAPTSDRGSGTPTSNTEATSCPSGVPIVSIGPDNSRQTNALNTETFGGSFQARLTRGDHDIRAFTEYSHVKVFNAFLQNTAGNYYFDSIADFQAGNAQSLQYQNAIPSLDPDDAAAKFSYQTYTFGLQDTWRPDPTFTLSYGLRYDLYGGESRPAFNPNFLNRYGFNNISYLNGRGLLQPRLGFDWKPTSRLAVRGGGGIFGGGAPDVYVSNSFSNTGILTNTQTIRMNNDGSFNVPGLTGAGAATVGGAALVGVDGTVIRDAVNQYIANGSIIAASTTNALDPNFKIPSQWRATMSFDYRANLGFLGDDWQFGLDLLYSKVRNQVFFTDIRSVPIAGSLTPDGRQRYTGLLGFNDSNADYFLTNTKKGRSYIAVARLDKAWDFGLSAGIRFTYQDIKDQAPATSSTASSNYGNGAFLDANGAAYGISNDQVKYNIKYNLSFEREFFGDNKTTISLFGETRIGRPYSYTMFDPSSGRSPVFGTVGSGSRYLLYVPKIGGDPLVSYDSDATQAAFENFVRTSGLEKYQGKIAPRNKFNSKWFTRFDLHLSQEVPTGLGDSKVTFFADIENFTNLINKKWGQIREYAFPYTSAPIRVACLTTAGNANGKGTKATNSSQTCAQYQYSQFTQPTDTIYSSQSLYAIRVGVRFSF